A portion of the Adhaeribacter radiodurans genome contains these proteins:
- the metH gene encoding methionine synthase, producing MTRIEEEVKKRILVLDGAMGTQIQGYQLTEEDYRGERFRDFPHDLKGNNDLLSITRPDIIREIHANYFAAGADIAETNTFSSTTVGMADYHMEDLVYELNYESARIAREVADEYTAQNPDKPRFVAGSIGPTNRTASMSPDVNNPAFRAITYDELVEAYTGQIEGLVDGGVDALLVETIFDTLNAKAALFAIDQYSQRTGKRIPIMVSGTITDASGRTLSGQTVEAFLFSISHLPLLSVGLNCALGAKQLRSHLQTLAKEAKFYVSAHPNAGLPNAFGEYDETPEQMAAHIHDFLENNFVNIIGGCCGTSPAHIKAIAQEAAKYPPRAIPQLPPLPKLSGLEPLTIFEGSTFVNIGERTNVTGSKKFARLILNEQYEEALAIAREQVENGAQIIDVNMDEGMLDSEKAMVHFLNLIASEPDISRVPIMIDSSKWSVIEAGLKCVQGKGIVNSISLKEGEEKFKEVARKVLSYGAAVVVMAFDEQGQADNYERRIEICQRAYNILTQDVGFPAEDIIFDPNILTVATGMEEHNNYAIDFINATRWIKENLPGVRVSGGVSNVSFSFRGNDLVREAIHTVFLYHAIKAGLDMGIVNAGQIEVYEEIPKDLLQLVEDVLFNRRPDATERLIEHAEKVKNKGKEIVKDEAWRNAPVQERLTHSLVKGITDYIDIDIEEARQQYARPLEVIEGPLMAGMNVVGDLFGAGKMFLPQVVKSARVMKKAVAYLLPYIEAAKQPGDESKNAGKVLLATVKGDVHDIGKNIVGVVLACNNYEIVDLGVMVSCDKILQTAIDINADIIGLSGLITPSLDEMVFVAKEMERLNFKTPLIIGGATTSRAHTAVKIDQNYSGPVVHVLDASRTVPVVGNLLQPEQKEAYAKNVKAEYEVLRDSYLNRKKDKQFVTLSEARANKFPIEWRAEDVYTPKVLGTQVFTDYPLNEIVNYIDWTPFFQAWELHGKYPKILSDEVVGAEAVRVFEDAQVLLKKVVKEKLLQANAVVGIYPANSVNDDDIEVYTDESRELSQVTFRTLRQQGKKGGSVANLALADFIAPKESGLNDYIGGFAVTTGLGIDKLIAQYEADHDDYNSIMIKALADRLAEAFAELMHEKVRKELWGYAPQEQLTNDELIAEEYQGIRPAPGYPACPEHSEKLTLFELLQAEKHTGITLTESMAMYPTAAVSGMYFSHPKARYFGLGKIDKDQAEDYAKRKNMTLSEAERWLAPNLGYDN from the coding sequence ATGACACGCATAGAAGAAGAAGTTAAAAAACGCATCCTGGTGCTGGATGGCGCTATGGGTACGCAAATTCAAGGCTACCAACTCACCGAAGAAGATTACCGCGGCGAACGTTTCCGGGATTTCCCGCACGACCTGAAAGGCAATAACGATTTACTATCCATTACCCGGCCCGATATCATCCGGGAGATACACGCTAATTACTTTGCCGCCGGCGCCGATATTGCCGAAACCAATACCTTTAGTTCTACTACCGTGGGTATGGCCGATTACCACATGGAAGACCTAGTGTACGAACTCAATTACGAGTCGGCTAGAATTGCCCGGGAAGTAGCCGATGAATATACCGCGCAAAATCCGGACAAGCCGCGCTTTGTGGCTGGTTCTATTGGCCCGACCAACCGCACGGCCAGCATGTCGCCGGACGTAAATAACCCGGCTTTCAGGGCTATTACTTACGACGAATTAGTAGAAGCCTACACTGGCCAGATAGAAGGCTTGGTAGACGGGGGTGTTGATGCTTTGTTAGTAGAAACTATTTTTGATACACTCAACGCGAAAGCGGCGCTGTTTGCCATTGACCAATACTCGCAACGTACCGGTAAACGCATTCCGATTATGGTATCGGGTACGATTACCGATGCCAGCGGCCGGACTTTATCAGGTCAAACGGTAGAAGCATTTTTATTCTCCATCTCGCATTTACCTTTATTGAGTGTAGGCTTAAACTGCGCTTTAGGGGCCAAACAATTACGGTCGCACTTACAAACCTTGGCTAAAGAAGCTAAATTTTACGTGAGTGCGCACCCAAATGCTGGTTTACCAAATGCTTTTGGCGAGTACGACGAAACGCCGGAGCAAATGGCCGCGCATATTCATGACTTTCTGGAAAATAATTTTGTAAATATCATTGGTGGTTGTTGTGGCACCTCGCCGGCACACATTAAAGCTATTGCTCAGGAAGCCGCTAAATACCCACCCCGCGCCATTCCGCAATTGCCGCCCTTGCCTAAACTCAGCGGTCTGGAACCACTCACTATTTTTGAAGGCTCTACCTTTGTAAATATTGGCGAACGCACCAACGTAACTGGTTCCAAGAAATTTGCCCGTTTAATTCTGAACGAGCAATACGAAGAAGCTTTGGCCATTGCCCGCGAACAAGTTGAAAATGGCGCTCAGATTATTGACGTGAACATGGACGAAGGCATGCTCGATTCGGAGAAAGCCATGGTTCATTTTTTAAATTTAATTGCCTCCGAGCCCGATATTTCCCGCGTCCCCATCATGATTGACTCCTCCAAATGGAGTGTAATTGAAGCGGGTTTAAAATGCGTGCAAGGTAAAGGCATTGTTAACTCCATCAGCTTAAAAGAAGGCGAAGAAAAATTTAAAGAAGTTGCCCGCAAAGTTTTGAGTTACGGCGCCGCCGTGGTGGTAATGGCTTTCGACGAACAAGGTCAGGCTGACAATTACGAACGCCGCATCGAAATTTGCCAGCGCGCTTACAACATACTCACCCAAGACGTGGGCTTCCCGGCCGAAGACATCATCTTCGACCCCAATATACTCACCGTGGCTACGGGCATGGAGGAGCACAACAATTACGCCATCGACTTTATTAATGCTACCCGTTGGATAAAAGAAAATTTACCGGGCGTACGAGTAAGCGGTGGAGTAAGTAACGTTTCCTTCTCCTTCCGGGGTAATGATCTGGTGCGCGAAGCGATTCACACGGTATTTTTATACCACGCTATTAAAGCGGGCTTGGACATGGGCATTGTGAACGCCGGCCAGATTGAAGTGTATGAAGAAATTCCGAAAGACCTGCTTCAGTTAGTAGAAGATGTATTGTTTAATCGCCGGCCCGATGCCACTGAGCGTTTAATTGAACACGCCGAAAAAGTAAAAAACAAAGGCAAAGAAATTGTAAAGGACGAAGCCTGGCGCAACGCTCCTGTGCAGGAACGTTTAACGCACTCGCTGGTAAAAGGTATTACCGATTACATTGATATTGATATTGAAGAAGCGCGTCAACAATACGCTCGTCCTTTGGAAGTAATCGAAGGCCCGTTAATGGCAGGTATGAACGTGGTTGGGGATTTATTTGGGGCAGGTAAAATGTTTTTGCCACAGGTAGTAAAAAGTGCCCGTGTAATGAAAAAAGCAGTGGCCTACCTCCTGCCCTACATTGAAGCCGCCAAACAACCCGGCGACGAAAGTAAGAATGCCGGTAAAGTATTACTGGCTACGGTAAAAGGCGACGTACACGACATCGGAAAGAACATTGTAGGTGTGGTGTTGGCTTGTAATAACTACGAAATCGTGGATTTAGGCGTCATGGTATCCTGCGATAAAATTTTGCAGACGGCTATCGATATTAACGCGGACATTATTGGTTTAAGCGGTTTAATTACGCCTTCGTTGGACGAAATGGTGTTCGTAGCCAAAGAAATGGAACGACTGAATTTTAAAACACCGCTCATTATTGGCGGCGCTACCACTTCGCGGGCGCACACGGCCGTTAAAATTGATCAGAATTACAGTGGACCGGTAGTACACGTACTGGACGCATCGCGCACGGTACCCGTAGTAGGGAACCTGTTGCAACCCGAACAAAAAGAAGCCTACGCTAAAAATGTAAAGGCTGAATACGAAGTACTGCGCGACAGCTACCTGAACCGCAAGAAAGACAAGCAGTTTGTGACGTTGTCCGAAGCCCGCGCTAACAAGTTTCCGATTGAATGGCGCGCCGAAGACGTGTACACGCCTAAAGTACTGGGCACTCAGGTTTTTACCGATTATCCGCTCAACGAAATTGTAAATTACATCGACTGGACGCCGTTTTTCCAGGCATGGGAACTGCACGGAAAATATCCTAAAATTCTCTCGGACGAAGTAGTAGGAGCTGAAGCCGTGCGGGTTTTCGAAGATGCGCAGGTACTGCTTAAAAAAGTAGTAAAAGAAAAATTATTGCAAGCCAATGCTGTAGTTGGCATTTACCCGGCAAATTCCGTTAACGACGACGATATTGAAGTGTATACCGATGAAAGCCGGGAACTAAGCCAGGTAACTTTCCGGACTTTACGGCAGCAAGGCAAGAAGGGCGGCAGCGTAGCCAATTTAGCGCTTGCTGATTTTATTGCTCCGAAAGAAAGCGGATTAAACGATTACATAGGTGGCTTTGCGGTAACAACTGGACTCGGTATCGACAAATTGATTGCCCAATACGAAGCCGACCACGATGACTACAATAGCATCATGATTAAAGCCTTGGCCGACCGTTTGGCCGAAGCGTTCGCCGAGTTAATGCACGAAAAAGTACGGAAAGAATTGTGGGGTTACGCCCCGCAGGAACAATTGACCAACGATGAGTTAATTGCTGAAGAATATCAGGGTATTCGTCCGGCACCCGGTTACCCGGCCTGCCCCGAGCACAGCGAAAAGCTTACCTTATTTGAACTGCTGCAAGCCGAAAAACATACCGGCATTACCTTAACCGAAAGCATGGCCATGTACCCAACTGCGGCAGTATCTGGCATGTATTTTTCGCACCCGAAAGCGCGTTATTTTGGCTTAGGTAAAATAGATAAAGACCAGGCCGAAGATTACGCCAAGCGCAAAAACATGACTTTAAGTGAAGCCGAACGCTGGCTGGCGCCTAACTTGGGGTACGATAATTAA
- a CDS encoding T9SS type A sorting domain-containing protein: MAATFRFLSGCLLLFFLVVLPAKATHLLGGQLTYQADTTAGANPLRYFFKLVTFTDRNSQANEPAATLYLGDGIKITSARTSKIAISNSCGSIYQNLYFFEYTFSGPGTFTAVYYSPSRTNNIVNLTNSDQQALTIKAQFSIDPFDVTNHSQLFIMGMIPCAVQNQTFRHSLATFDLDGDSLVYELITPLSGALNDNGIGLIQNVKGYTLPPQVSINAKTGEFIWDKPEQLGRYSFAVRVNEYRNKLLVGTIMRDFIINVTPAPDNFTHSFSIENRSELSITDENQIFLTAGQPIKIKVKYKTTGQAKNLYAYSELFFDSASIPMDTIATEDGILAEITLNPEESWGRSQPYILVLRGISEVNGILIQQDFTLTLVATPPLVSGGLGEGPGISDPGTGELFTAYPNPARDFVWVKNKLEVPRVQYRLYNALQQVILQTKLNAGNTRIKLPPVTTGIYFYRILADNGKVLQSGKLLIE, from the coding sequence ATGGCTGCTACTTTCCGCTTTTTATCAGGTTGTTTGCTGTTATTTTTCCTGGTGGTTCTACCCGCCAAGGCTACGCATTTATTGGGTGGTCAGCTTACCTATCAAGCCGATACTACGGCTGGAGCTAACCCGCTCCGCTATTTCTTTAAGTTGGTAACTTTTACTGACAGGAATAGTCAGGCAAACGAACCGGCGGCTACCTTGTATTTAGGCGATGGAATTAAAATTACTTCCGCCCGAACAAGTAAAATCGCGATCTCTAATTCCTGTGGTTCTATTTATCAAAATTTGTATTTCTTTGAATATACTTTTTCCGGACCAGGCACCTTTACAGCAGTTTACTATTCCCCTAGCCGTACCAATAATATAGTTAATCTTACTAATTCTGATCAGCAAGCTTTAACCATTAAAGCGCAGTTCTCAATCGATCCGTTTGATGTTACAAACCATTCACAGCTTTTTATCATGGGTATGATTCCGTGCGCGGTGCAAAATCAAACGTTCCGGCACAGTTTGGCTACCTTTGATTTAGATGGTGATAGCTTAGTATACGAACTTATAACTCCTTTAAGTGGCGCTTTAAACGACAATGGCATTGGCCTAATACAAAATGTAAAAGGCTACACCTTACCACCGCAAGTAAGTATTAACGCAAAAACCGGCGAATTTATCTGGGACAAACCGGAGCAATTAGGAAGATACAGTTTTGCGGTGCGTGTAAACGAATACCGGAACAAACTCCTGGTGGGCACCATTATGCGCGATTTTATTATTAACGTTACTCCCGCCCCGGATAATTTCACTCATTCCTTCTCCATCGAAAACCGTTCGGAATTATCTATTACCGATGAAAACCAGATCTTTCTTACTGCTGGGCAGCCTATTAAAATAAAAGTAAAATACAAAACTACCGGCCAGGCAAAAAACCTGTATGCTTACTCCGAGTTATTTTTTGATTCTGCCTCTATACCAATGGACACCATTGCTACGGAAGATGGTATTTTAGCTGAAATAACCTTAAACCCCGAAGAATCGTGGGGACGAAGCCAGCCGTATATATTAGTTTTACGCGGTATTTCCGAAGTAAATGGCATTTTAATCCAGCAAGATTTTACCCTTACTCTGGTAGCTACACCCCCATTAGTAAGCGGCGGCCTTGGGGAAGGCCCTGGCATCTCTGACCCAGGCACAGGTGAGTTGTTTACGGCTTATCCTAATCCGGCCCGGGACTTTGTTTGGGTAAAGAATAAACTCGAGGTACCCCGGGTGCAGTACCGGCTGTATAATGCCCTGCAACAGGTTATCCTGCAAACCAAATTAAACGCCGGCAATACCCGCATTAAACTACCGCCCGTTACCACCGGAATTTATTTTTACCGGATTTTAGCTGACAATGGTAAGGTACTGCAAAGCGGCAAGTTACTTATTGAGTAA